The genomic segment ACGCCCTGAATGCGCTGGTCGGTTGGGACGCCCGCGACCGGCTGACGGCGTGGCGCAAGCCGCTGTTGTGGCTCGCATCGGAGTACGACTATTTCGAGTTTGAGCCGATCCGCGACCTGCGCTTGGTCATGCCGCAGATGCGTCTGCGGTGCTTCCCCGGTGAGCGTCACGGACTGCCGATGGCTCGCCCCGGCGCGGTGGCGGCGCAGATCAGGGCCTTGCTGCAATTATGAATGTGCGCCCTGACGCGACGGCCCCCATCGGCGTCTTCGACTCGGGTGTCGGCGGGTTGAGTGTGCTGCGCGCGCTGCAGGCGCAACTGCCGAACGAGCAATTCGTCTATTACGCCGACACGGCATTCTGCCCCTATGGCGGGCGCGACATTGCCGCCATTCGTGCCCGTGCTGAAACGGTCAGCGCCGAGCTGATCGCGGCGGGCGTCAAGCTGATTGTGGTGGCCTGCAACACCGCAACCATCGCTGCCATCGCCCACCTGCGTGCGCGATTCGACCTGCCGTTCGTGGGCATGGAGCCTGGTGTAAAGCCGGCGGCGGTGGCCAGCCGCAGCCGCCACATCGGGGTATTGGCGACGGTCAGCAGCCTCGCTGGCGAGCGCTTCCAGGCCCTGGTCGACGCCCATGCCCGCGGCGTCACGGTGCACACCCGCGCGTGCAGCGGTTGGGTGGAGTGGGTTGAGTCCGGTGACCTGACCTCAGTCGCGTGCGACACCATGTTGCGTGGCGACGTGCAACCCCTTTTGGACGCGCACTGTGACGTGTTGGTGCTGGGCTGTACGCACTTCCCGTTTCTGGTTCCAGCCTTGCGCGAAGTCGTCGGCCCCGACGTCGAACTTCTCGACACCGGACCCGCCGTGGCGCGGCAGGTCGAACGGGTGCTCATGGCGGCCGACGCGCGCAACGATTCAACGGTGAGGGGCGGTGTCACCTGGCGCTGCAGCGGCTCAGCCGAGACCTTCAGGCAGCAGCGGTGGATGCTGGGGTTCGGAGAGGGGCAGCCCGGTTTGCAGGCTCGGTAGCGCGCAGTTGGCAGGCCGGGTCGCGCGAGCTTGTAGGCTGGGTCGAGCGCAGCGAAACCCAGCAGCCCAACGGCCGGTCAGTCGAAACGCATCGACAAATCGACGGCGTGAACGTGCTTGGTGAGGCCGCCGATGGAGATGCGGTCGACACCGGTTTCGGCGATGGCGCGCACCGTCTCCAGCGTTGCGCCGCCGCTGTACTCCAGCAGGGTGCTGCCGCCGGCTGCGCGGTGTTGTCGGGTCAGTTCGACGGCGGTGCGCAGGTCGGCCAGCGAAAAGTCATCGACCAGCAACACGTCGACGTTGTGGGCCAGTGCCATGTGCGCCTCTTCGAGGGTCTCGGCCTCGGTCATCAGTGGTACGTCCGCATCGAGGGCACGCGCAGCGCTGATGGCGTTGGCGATGCCGTTGGCGGCACGAATGTGGTTTTCCTTGATCAAAATGCCGTCGAACAGGCCGATGCGGTGGTTGTGTCCGCCGCCGCAGCGCACCGCATATTTTTGCGCGGTGCGCAGGCCGGGCAGGGTTTTGCGGGTGTCGACGATGTGCGCTTCGTTACCGGCAACGGCCTTGACGAATTCACGGGTGCGGGTGGCCGTACCCGACAGGGTTTGCAGGAAGTTCAGCGCCGTACGTTCGCCGGTGAGCAGCGCGCGTGCCGGGCCGGCGAGGGTGAACAGCACGGTGCCAGGCGTGACCTCGTCGCCTTCTGCGACCGCCCATTCGAGACGAACCGCGGCTGACAGGTGGGCAAACGTTGTATCGACCCAGGCGCGACCGCAGATTACGGCGGCGTCACGGCTGATGACGCGAGCGCGGGCCGGCGCGTTGTCGGTGAGCAGTGCGGTCCAGTCTTGACCGCCCTGGTCCTCGTCGATGGCGCGTGCCACGACGGTGTCCAGATCATTGACGTAGTCAGGCAACCAAACGCTGGTCACCGGCTTATTTCCACAACCATTCGAGCAGGGCCATCTGCGCCCAGAGGCGGTTCTCGGCCTCGTCCCAAACCACCGATTGCGGGCCATCGATGACGTCGGCACTGACCTCTTCGCCGCGATGGGCGGGCAGGCAGTGCATGAACAGCGCGTCGCGCTTGGCCTTGGCCATCAGCGTGCTGTCGACCTGATAGGCGGCGAAGGCCTTGAGGCGGCGCTGGGTTTCAGCTTCGTGGCCCATGCTGGTCCAGGTGTCGGTGACCACCAGATCGGCGTCGCGTACGGCGGCTTCAGCGCTGCCGACCAATTCGACCGGGCCACCGGTTTCGCGCACCACCGCAGCATCTGGCCCAAACCCCACGGGGCAGGCGATGCGCAGGGTGAAATCGAGCAGGCGTGCTGCCTCGATCCAGGAGTGGCAGACG from the Polycyclovorans algicola TG408 genome contains:
- the murI gene encoding glutamate racemase — its product is MNVRPDATAPIGVFDSGVGGLSVLRALQAQLPNEQFVYYADTAFCPYGGRDIAAIRARAETVSAELIAAGVKLIVVACNTATIAAIAHLRARFDLPFVGMEPGVKPAAVASRSRHIGVLATVSSLAGERFQALVDAHARGVTVHTRACSGWVEWVESGDLTSVACDTMLRGDVQPLLDAHCDVLVLGCTHFPFLVPALREVVGPDVELLDTGPAVARQVERVLMAADARNDSTVRGGVTWRCSGSAETFRQQRWMLGFGEGQPGLQAR
- the nadC gene encoding carboxylating nicotinate-nucleotide diphosphorylase — protein: MTSVWLPDYVNDLDTVVARAIDEDQGGQDWTALLTDNAPARARVISRDAAVICGRAWVDTTFAHLSAAVRLEWAVAEGDEVTPGTVLFTLAGPARALLTGERTALNFLQTLSGTATRTREFVKAVAGNEAHIVDTRKTLPGLRTAQKYAVRCGGGHNHRIGLFDGILIKENHIRAANGIANAISAARALDADVPLMTEAETLEEAHMALAHNVDVLLVDDFSLADLRTAVELTRQHRAAGGSTLLEYSGGATLETVRAIAETGVDRISIGGLTKHVHAVDLSMRFD